In Sphaeramia orbicularis chromosome 3, fSphaOr1.1, whole genome shotgun sequence, a genomic segment contains:
- the myzap gene encoding myocardial zonula adherens protein isoform X2, with protein sequence MLRYGSGRTVSTTTTTTEDSPESLSERRIRRLRLTLHAGDKGKNEVQNANPDKSEKEKDVNETWKKKNGLIQRERPAGRESPQQHLGDRANGVPETSLQHHGPKVYGVVQRTGSDRQQEVMAREWTVSHLQDEMRYIREVRDSLEKVRERMYGQFGGMQQSMQKLTQEIRTANSHRRSLESEVRIRTTAMESFDQMNSSLISANLSLQKSLLENCQNRVDMRDEVKSLRSTCEKTQEKLKETEKELAAAQAENQTLRLQVESSREANSQALQEISAKLQREYEEKLQEEQQRHREEIENLQAQIDEYIRRLEEAERNIRTAEAKIAERDQRISEVERLLDCMGKEKSHLQKKLHECEQRLRLTELTDTTDATVTKRSKQLEGEAVDLRERIKHLNDMVFCQQRKVKGMIEEVESLRAQVAQKDMFISELLDRIAIVECENRPREVLETREIGVGCDLLPRGDVKGHDVEPSVQSELHPLHLKQPPPPAQPPSPTKPSSPTQPSSPIQPSSSSTQPPSPTPPLQHPSLYLTSPAKPRTFSSNNPPPSRLETSLLRYTPVQYSRILQSSFPGEMLSRTRPTESEPPLSPPRSGRDEVDAQTNKSRDAATSPSSSSPTRSPRVYTPFMKLMEMTAKMNIE encoded by the exons ATGCTTCGCTACGGATCAGGACGAACAgtttccaccaccaccaccaccacagaggACTCTCCAGAGTCTCTAAGTGAG aggagAATCAGACGCCTCCGGTTAACTCTACatgcaggagataaaggaaaaaaTGAGGTGCAAAATGCAAACCCAGACAAA AGCGAGAAAGAAAAAGATGTCAATGAGACATGGAAGAAGAAGAATGGGCTGATCCAAAGAGAGAGGCCAGCTGGCAGAGAGTCACCTCAGCAG CACCTCGGAGACAGGGCCAATGGGGTGCCAGAGACCTCACTGCAGCATCATGGGCCTAAAGTGTACGGCGTAGTGCAGAGGACGGGCTCGGACAGACAGCAGGAAGTGATGGCGAGGGAGTGGACAGTCAGTCACCTTCAGGATGAGATGAGATACATCAGAGAG GTGAGAGATTCTTTGGAGAAGGTGAGGGAGCGGATGTACGGCCAGTTTGGAGGAATGCAGCAGTCAATGCAGAAGCTCACACAAGAAATCAGG ACTGCCAACTCACATCGCAGGAGTCTGGAGTCAGAGGTGAGGATCCGGACGACAGCAATGGAGAGCTTTGATCAGATGAACAGCTCGCTTATATCTGCAAACCTCAGCCTGCAG AAATCACTGCTAGAGAACTGTCAGAACAGAGTGGACATGAGAGATGAGGTGAAGAGTCTGCGGAGCACCTGTGAAAAAACACAAGAGAAGCTTAAGGAGACAGAGAAGGAGCTTGCAGCAGCACAGGCCGAAAACCAAACTCTGAGGCTTCAG GTGGAGTCTTCACGGGAAGCCAACAGTCAGGCGCTGCAGGAGATCTCAGCAAAACTACAGAGAGAGTATGAGGAAAAGCTGCAGGAGGAACAACAGAGGCACAGGGAGGAGATTGAAAACCTACAG GCTCAGATTGACGAGTACATCAGACGACTTGAGGAAGCAGAGAGAAACATCAGGACAGCAGAGGCCAAGATTGCTGAGAGGGACCAGAGGATCAGCGAGGTGGAGCGACTCCTGGACTGTATGGGCAAG GAGAAGAGTCACCTGCAAAAGAAACTCCACGAATGTGAGCAGCGCCTCCGGCTGACGGAGCTGACAGACACGACTGATGCAACCGTCACTAAAAG GTCCAAACAGCTGGAAGGTGAAGCCGTGGATCTCAGAGAAAGAATCAAACACCTCAACGACATGGTGTTCTGTCAGCAAAGGAAAGTAAAAGGAATGATCGAAGAG GTTGAATCACTTCGAGCTCAGGTTGCTCAGAAGGATATGTTCATCTCGGAGCTTCTGGACAGAATAGCGATCGTGGAGTGCGAG AATAGGCCACGGGAGGTTTTGGAAACCAGGGAGATTGGAGTAGGCTGTGATCTGCTCCCCAG AGGTGACGTTAAAGGGCATGATGTTGAACCCTCTGTTCAGTCTGAACTACATCCTCTTCATCTCAAACAACCCCCACCTCCTGCACAACCTCCATCTCCCACTAAACCCTCATCACCCACCCAGCCTTCCTCCCCCATCCAGCCTTCTTCATCCTCCACACAGCCTCCATCACCCACACCCCCCCTCCAGCACCCATCCCTCTACCTGACATCACCAGCCAAACCACGGACGTTCAGCTCTAACAACCCTCCACCCAGCAGGTTGGAGACCAGTTTACTAAGATACACTCCTGTTCAGTACAGCCGCATCCTGCAGTCCAGCTTCCCGGGTGAGATGCTGTCACGAACACGTCCGACTGAGTCTGAACCCCCGCTGAGTCCGCCGCGGTCCGGCAGAGACGAGGTCGATGCACAAACAAACAAGAGTCGAGACGCGGCGACCTCACCTTCATCATCCTCACCGACAAGATCACCTCGAGTTTATACTCCGTTTATGAAGCTGATGGAGATGACAGCGAAGATGAACATAGAGTGA
- the myzap gene encoding myocardial zonula adherens protein isoform X1, translating to MLRYGSGRTVSTTTTTTEDSPESLSERRIRRLRLTLHAGDKGKNEVQNANPDKSEKEKDVNETWKKKNGLIQRERPAGRESPQQHLGDRANGVPETSLQHHGPKVYGVVQRTGSDRQQEVMAREWTVSHLQDEMRYIREVRDSLEKVRERMYGQFGGMQQSMQKLTQEIRTANSHRRSLESEVRIRTTAMESFDQMNSSLISANLSLQKSLLENCQNRVDMRDEVKSLRSTCEKTQEKLKETEKELAAAQAENQTLRLQVESSREANSQALQEISAKLQREYEEKLQEEQQRHREEIENLQAQIDEYIRRLEEAERNIRTAEAKIAERDQRISEVERLLDCMGKEKSHLQKKLHECEQRLRLTELTDTTDATVTKRSKQLEGEAVDLRERIKHLNDMVFCQQRKVKGMIEEVESLRAQVAQKDMFISELLDRIAIVECENNELEDKLKYFMSTQNRPREVLETREIGVGCDLLPRGDVKGHDVEPSVQSELHPLHLKQPPPPAQPPSPTKPSSPTQPSSPIQPSSSSTQPPSPTPPLQHPSLYLTSPAKPRTFSSNNPPPSRLETSLLRYTPVQYSRILQSSFPGEMLSRTRPTESEPPLSPPRSGRDEVDAQTNKSRDAATSPSSSSPTRSPRVYTPFMKLMEMTAKMNIE from the exons ATGCTTCGCTACGGATCAGGACGAACAgtttccaccaccaccaccaccacagaggACTCTCCAGAGTCTCTAAGTGAG aggagAATCAGACGCCTCCGGTTAACTCTACatgcaggagataaaggaaaaaaTGAGGTGCAAAATGCAAACCCAGACAAA AGCGAGAAAGAAAAAGATGTCAATGAGACATGGAAGAAGAAGAATGGGCTGATCCAAAGAGAGAGGCCAGCTGGCAGAGAGTCACCTCAGCAG CACCTCGGAGACAGGGCCAATGGGGTGCCAGAGACCTCACTGCAGCATCATGGGCCTAAAGTGTACGGCGTAGTGCAGAGGACGGGCTCGGACAGACAGCAGGAAGTGATGGCGAGGGAGTGGACAGTCAGTCACCTTCAGGATGAGATGAGATACATCAGAGAG GTGAGAGATTCTTTGGAGAAGGTGAGGGAGCGGATGTACGGCCAGTTTGGAGGAATGCAGCAGTCAATGCAGAAGCTCACACAAGAAATCAGG ACTGCCAACTCACATCGCAGGAGTCTGGAGTCAGAGGTGAGGATCCGGACGACAGCAATGGAGAGCTTTGATCAGATGAACAGCTCGCTTATATCTGCAAACCTCAGCCTGCAG AAATCACTGCTAGAGAACTGTCAGAACAGAGTGGACATGAGAGATGAGGTGAAGAGTCTGCGGAGCACCTGTGAAAAAACACAAGAGAAGCTTAAGGAGACAGAGAAGGAGCTTGCAGCAGCACAGGCCGAAAACCAAACTCTGAGGCTTCAG GTGGAGTCTTCACGGGAAGCCAACAGTCAGGCGCTGCAGGAGATCTCAGCAAAACTACAGAGAGAGTATGAGGAAAAGCTGCAGGAGGAACAACAGAGGCACAGGGAGGAGATTGAAAACCTACAG GCTCAGATTGACGAGTACATCAGACGACTTGAGGAAGCAGAGAGAAACATCAGGACAGCAGAGGCCAAGATTGCTGAGAGGGACCAGAGGATCAGCGAGGTGGAGCGACTCCTGGACTGTATGGGCAAG GAGAAGAGTCACCTGCAAAAGAAACTCCACGAATGTGAGCAGCGCCTCCGGCTGACGGAGCTGACAGACACGACTGATGCAACCGTCACTAAAAG GTCCAAACAGCTGGAAGGTGAAGCCGTGGATCTCAGAGAAAGAATCAAACACCTCAACGACATGGTGTTCTGTCAGCAAAGGAAAGTAAAAGGAATGATCGAAGAG GTTGAATCACTTCGAGCTCAGGTTGCTCAGAAGGATATGTTCATCTCGGAGCTTCTGGACAGAATAGCGATCGTGGAGTGCGAG AATAATGAGTTAGAAGACAAGCTCAAGTATTTTATGTCCACACAGAATAGGCCACGGGAGGTTTTGGAAACCAGGGAGATTGGAGTAGGCTGTGATCTGCTCCCCAG AGGTGACGTTAAAGGGCATGATGTTGAACCCTCTGTTCAGTCTGAACTACATCCTCTTCATCTCAAACAACCCCCACCTCCTGCACAACCTCCATCTCCCACTAAACCCTCATCACCCACCCAGCCTTCCTCCCCCATCCAGCCTTCTTCATCCTCCACACAGCCTCCATCACCCACACCCCCCCTCCAGCACCCATCCCTCTACCTGACATCACCAGCCAAACCACGGACGTTCAGCTCTAACAACCCTCCACCCAGCAGGTTGGAGACCAGTTTACTAAGATACACTCCTGTTCAGTACAGCCGCATCCTGCAGTCCAGCTTCCCGGGTGAGATGCTGTCACGAACACGTCCGACTGAGTCTGAACCCCCGCTGAGTCCGCCGCGGTCCGGCAGAGACGAGGTCGATGCACAAACAAACAAGAGTCGAGACGCGGCGACCTCACCTTCATCATCCTCACCGACAAGATCACCTCGAGTTTATACTCCGTTTATGAAGCTGATGGAGATGACAGCGAAGATGAACATAGAGTGA